From Pseudomonas alcaligenes, a single genomic window includes:
- a CDS encoding efflux RND transporter periplasmic adaptor subunit, with protein MLSRPLPFALNVLALGMLFSPFLQAADPAQQMPPPEVVVEAAKVESLPLQFEYPARTAGFREVQVRAQVSGILQERTYQEGSQVKRGEVLFRIDPRPYQAALARAKGTLAQEQARYRQTDRDLKRIRELQKKGFASESELDNAVSNFEQSKANIEAAKAEVQAKQIDLDYTTVEAPISGITSKETVSEGSLMVAGDPNASLLTQITQLDPIYVNFAAPDREVSSVRQGLQDGSLVREGGQRMSVEIKFSDGSSYPVEGKVDFTDSLIDRSTGTVSARAVVPNPDQALMPGQFVRVVVKGINKPNAITVPERALSQGPNGTFVYVVDEQGLARIRPVGTAHTAGGRWVVESGIEAGDKVIVEGLPKVRPNAPVKVVEAAAAKQ; from the coding sequence ATGCTTTCTCGACCACTACCTTTCGCGCTCAACGTGCTGGCTCTGGGCATGCTGTTCAGTCCGTTTCTGCAGGCCGCCGATCCCGCCCAGCAGATGCCGCCGCCTGAGGTGGTGGTAGAGGCCGCCAAGGTCGAGTCGTTACCGCTGCAGTTCGAGTACCCGGCGCGCACCGCCGGTTTCCGCGAGGTACAGGTACGTGCCCAGGTCAGCGGCATCCTGCAGGAGCGCACTTACCAGGAAGGCAGCCAGGTCAAGCGCGGCGAGGTGCTGTTCCGCATCGACCCGCGTCCTTATCAGGCCGCGCTGGCCCGGGCCAAGGGCACCCTGGCGCAGGAACAGGCGCGCTACCGGCAGACCGACCGCGACCTCAAGCGCATCCGCGAGCTGCAGAAGAAGGGCTTCGCCAGCGAGAGCGAGCTGGACAACGCAGTGTCCAACTTCGAGCAGAGCAAGGCCAATATCGAGGCGGCCAAGGCCGAGGTGCAGGCCAAGCAGATCGACCTCGACTACACCACGGTGGAGGCGCCGATTTCCGGTATCACCAGCAAGGAGACGGTGTCCGAAGGCAGCCTGATGGTGGCCGGCGACCCGAATGCCAGCCTGCTGACCCAGATCACCCAGCTCGATCCCATCTACGTCAACTTCGCCGCCCCGGATCGCGAGGTCTCCAGTGTGCGTCAGGGCCTGCAGGACGGCAGCCTGGTGCGCGAGGGCGGCCAGCGCATGAGTGTGGAAATCAAGTTCAGCGACGGCTCCAGTTACCCGGTCGAGGGCAAGGTCGACTTCACCGACAGCCTGATCGATCGCAGCACCGGTACCGTCAGTGCCCGTGCCGTGGTGCCCAACCCGGATCAGGCGCTGATGCCGGGGCAGTTCGTGCGGGTGGTGGTCAAGGGCATCAACAAGCCTAATGCGATCACCGTGCCGGAGCGTGCACTGTCCCAGGGGCCGAATGGCACCTTCGTCTATGTGGTGGACGAGCAGGGCCTGGCGCGTATCCGTCCGGTCGGCACGGCACATACCGCCGGCGGCCGCTGGGTGGTGGAAAGCGGTATCGAGGCCGGTGACAAGGTGATAGTCGAGGGCCTGCCCAAGGTTCGCCCCAATGCGCCGGTCAAGGTGGTCGAAGCCGCCGCTGCCAAGCAGTAA